One genomic window of Ziziphus jujuba cultivar Dongzao chromosome 4, ASM3175591v1 includes the following:
- the LOC107407938 gene encoding uncharacterized protein LOC107407938 isoform X4, with translation MEGYKCNCTKLYWPPKKLPPSLSLAVKQERKGEAKMEKGIKGTVTSVSSMYPAEEAQKAAKRVQDAIAEKQEELERLRDFISDNTNLVTLVQRLPDQLQHDIMVPFGKAAFFPGRLKHTNEFLVLLGDGYYAERTSIQTMEILKRRGKTLQSQVDSLNAMVEDLKAEASFFDATAAEAAEGFLEIREDYVDESSARESESDLLKQISSSSPEADNKTNALEDEEFARIMSRMDELEKEELAAESYNETGEHEETDVSLDSFSDQISLHQVKNSEEPEFRKPPDQAKYKNTMSEEVKSRHHHHQDFTNRSQGNIFPGNVSTSSQKTLMPPEMDKVQAAASSRHEIVSLCLNLINSLLCRLLHLSQNLIVKKLLQVLSLSTLTI, from the exons ATGGAGGGGTATAAGTGTAATTGTACAAAACTCTATTGGCCCCCAAAAAAGCTACCACCGTCACTTTCCCTCGCAGTGAAGCAGGAGCGAAAAGGCGAAGCAAAAATGGAGAAGGGAATAAAAGGGACGGTGACGTCAGTGTCGTCGATGTACCCGGCGGAAGAGGCGCAGAAGGCGGCGAAGCGCGTGCAGGACGCCATAGCCGAGAAGCAGGAGGAGCTCGAACGCCTCCGAGACTTTATCTCCGACAATACCAACCTCGTCACCCTCGTTCAGAGACTCCCCGACCAACTCCAACACGATATCATG GTACCGTTTGGAAAAGCCGCGTTTTTCCCTGGGCGTTTGAAACATACCAATGAATTCCTG GTCCTTTTGGGAGATGGGTATTATGCAGAGAGAACGTCCATACAAACTATGGAGATTTTGAAAAGGAGAGGGAAGACTTTGCAATCCCAGGTCGATTCACTGAATGCCATGGTGGAGGATCTCAAAGCCGAGGCTTCGTTTTTCGATGCTACGGCTGCTGAAGCTGCG GAGGGTTTCCTAGAGATAAGGGAGGATTATGTGGATGAAAGTTCTGCAAGAGAATCTGAATCAG ATCTGCTCAAACAGATTTCTTCTAGTTCTCCTGAAGCGGACAATAAGACAAATGcacttgaagatgaagaatttgCTCGTATAATGTCCAGGATGGATGAACTTGAGAAAGAAGAACTTGCAGCTGAAAGCTACAATGAGACTGGCGAACATGAGGAAACTGATGTTAGCTTGGATAGTTTCTCAGATCAAATATCTCTTCACCAGGTTAAAAATTCAGAG GAGCCTGAATTCAGGAAACCACCAGATCAAGCAAAGTATAAAAATACTATGAGTGAAGAGGTTAAAAGTAGGCATCACCATCATCAAGATTTTACTAATCGGTCACAGGGCAATATTTTTCCTGGTAATGTATCAACATCTTCTCAGAAGACTTTGATGCCTCCTGAAATGGATAAAGTTCAAGCAGCGGCTTCATCAAGACATGAG ATCGTTTCACTGTGCCTAAATTTGATTAACAGCCTCCTTTGCAGACTTCTACATCTAAGCCAGAATTTGATAGTCAAAAA GCTTTTACAGGTTCTATCGTTGAGCACCCTTACAATTTAG
- the LOC107407938 gene encoding uncharacterized protein LOC107407938 isoform X3 — protein MEGYKCNCTKLYWPPKKLPPSLSLAVKQERKGEAKMEKGIKGTVTSVSSMYPAEEAQKAAKRVQDAIAEKQEELERLRDFISDNTNLVTLVQRLPDQLQHDIMVPFGKAAFFPGRLKHTNEFLVLLGDGYYAERTSIQTMEILKRRGKTLQSQVDSLNAMVEDLKAEASFFDATAAEAAEGFLEIREDYVDESSARESESDLLKQISSSSPEADNKTNALEDEEFARIMSRMDELEKEELAAESYNETGEHEETDVSLDSFSDQISLHQVKNSEEPEFRKPPDQAKYKNTMSEEVKSRHHHHQDFTNRSQGNIFPGNVSTSSQKTLMPPEMDKVQAAASSRHEAFTGSIVEHPYNLERNSSEQTVSKSGSQRSKPVSRFKMQRK, from the exons ATGGAGGGGTATAAGTGTAATTGTACAAAACTCTATTGGCCCCCAAAAAAGCTACCACCGTCACTTTCCCTCGCAGTGAAGCAGGAGCGAAAAGGCGAAGCAAAAATGGAGAAGGGAATAAAAGGGACGGTGACGTCAGTGTCGTCGATGTACCCGGCGGAAGAGGCGCAGAAGGCGGCGAAGCGCGTGCAGGACGCCATAGCCGAGAAGCAGGAGGAGCTCGAACGCCTCCGAGACTTTATCTCCGACAATACCAACCTCGTCACCCTCGTTCAGAGACTCCCCGACCAACTCCAACACGATATCATG GTACCGTTTGGAAAAGCCGCGTTTTTCCCTGGGCGTTTGAAACATACCAATGAATTCCTG GTCCTTTTGGGAGATGGGTATTATGCAGAGAGAACGTCCATACAAACTATGGAGATTTTGAAAAGGAGAGGGAAGACTTTGCAATCCCAGGTCGATTCACTGAATGCCATGGTGGAGGATCTCAAAGCCGAGGCTTCGTTTTTCGATGCTACGGCTGCTGAAGCTGCG GAGGGTTTCCTAGAGATAAGGGAGGATTATGTGGATGAAAGTTCTGCAAGAGAATCTGAATCAG ATCTGCTCAAACAGATTTCTTCTAGTTCTCCTGAAGCGGACAATAAGACAAATGcacttgaagatgaagaatttgCTCGTATAATGTCCAGGATGGATGAACTTGAGAAAGAAGAACTTGCAGCTGAAAGCTACAATGAGACTGGCGAACATGAGGAAACTGATGTTAGCTTGGATAGTTTCTCAGATCAAATATCTCTTCACCAGGTTAAAAATTCAGAG GAGCCTGAATTCAGGAAACCACCAGATCAAGCAAAGTATAAAAATACTATGAGTGAAGAGGTTAAAAGTAGGCATCACCATCATCAAGATTTTACTAATCGGTCACAGGGCAATATTTTTCCTGGTAATGTATCAACATCTTCTCAGAAGACTTTGATGCCTCCTGAAATGGATAAAGTTCAAGCAGCGGCTTCATCAAGACATGAG GCTTTTACAGGTTCTATCGTTGAGCACCCTTACAATTTAGAAAGAAATTCAAGTGAACAGACTGTATCAAAG TCTGGTTCTCAACGTTCAAAACCAGTTTCCAGATTTAAGATGCAGAGAAAATAG
- the LOC107407938 gene encoding uncharacterized protein LOC107407938 isoform X2 codes for MEGYKCNCTKLYWPPKKLPPSLSLAVKQERKGEAKMEKGIKGTVTSVSSMYPAEEAQKAAKRVQDAIAEKQEELERLRDFISDNTNLVTLVQRLPDQLQHDIMVPFGKAAFFPGRLKHTNEFLVLLGDGYYAERTSIQTMEILKRRGKTLQSQVDSLNAMVEDLKAEASFFDATAAEAAEGFLEIREDYVDESSARESESDLLKQISSSSPEADNKTNALEDEEFARIMSRMDELEKEELAAESYNETGEHEETDVSLDSFSDQISLHQVKNSEEPEFRKPPDQAKYKNTMSEEVKSRHHHHQDFTNRSQGNIFPGNVSTSSQKTLMPPEMDKVQAAASSRHETSTSKPEFDSQKAFTGSIVEHPYNLERNSSEQTVSKSGSQRSKPVSRFKMQRK; via the exons ATGGAGGGGTATAAGTGTAATTGTACAAAACTCTATTGGCCCCCAAAAAAGCTACCACCGTCACTTTCCCTCGCAGTGAAGCAGGAGCGAAAAGGCGAAGCAAAAATGGAGAAGGGAATAAAAGGGACGGTGACGTCAGTGTCGTCGATGTACCCGGCGGAAGAGGCGCAGAAGGCGGCGAAGCGCGTGCAGGACGCCATAGCCGAGAAGCAGGAGGAGCTCGAACGCCTCCGAGACTTTATCTCCGACAATACCAACCTCGTCACCCTCGTTCAGAGACTCCCCGACCAACTCCAACACGATATCATG GTACCGTTTGGAAAAGCCGCGTTTTTCCCTGGGCGTTTGAAACATACCAATGAATTCCTG GTCCTTTTGGGAGATGGGTATTATGCAGAGAGAACGTCCATACAAACTATGGAGATTTTGAAAAGGAGAGGGAAGACTTTGCAATCCCAGGTCGATTCACTGAATGCCATGGTGGAGGATCTCAAAGCCGAGGCTTCGTTTTTCGATGCTACGGCTGCTGAAGCTGCG GAGGGTTTCCTAGAGATAAGGGAGGATTATGTGGATGAAAGTTCTGCAAGAGAATCTGAATCAG ATCTGCTCAAACAGATTTCTTCTAGTTCTCCTGAAGCGGACAATAAGACAAATGcacttgaagatgaagaatttgCTCGTATAATGTCCAGGATGGATGAACTTGAGAAAGAAGAACTTGCAGCTGAAAGCTACAATGAGACTGGCGAACATGAGGAAACTGATGTTAGCTTGGATAGTTTCTCAGATCAAATATCTCTTCACCAGGTTAAAAATTCAGAG GAGCCTGAATTCAGGAAACCACCAGATCAAGCAAAGTATAAAAATACTATGAGTGAAGAGGTTAAAAGTAGGCATCACCATCATCAAGATTTTACTAATCGGTCACAGGGCAATATTTTTCCTGGTAATGTATCAACATCTTCTCAGAAGACTTTGATGCCTCCTGAAATGGATAAAGTTCAAGCAGCGGCTTCATCAAGACATGAG ACTTCTACATCTAAGCCAGAATTTGATAGTCAAAAA GCTTTTACAGGTTCTATCGTTGAGCACCCTTACAATTTAGAAAGAAATTCAAGTGAACAGACTGTATCAAAG TCTGGTTCTCAACGTTCAAAACCAGTTTCCAGATTTAAGATGCAGAGAAAATAG
- the LOC107407938 gene encoding uncharacterized protein LOC107407938 isoform X1: protein MEGYKCNCTKLYWPPKKLPPSLSLAVKQERKGEAKMEKGIKGTVTSVSSMYPAEEAQKAAKRVQDAIAEKQEELERLRDFISDNTNLVTLVQRLPDQLQHDIMVPFGKAAFFPGRLKHTNEFLVLLGDGYYAERTSIQTMEILKRRGKTLQSQVDSLNAMVEDLKAEASFFDATAAEAAEGFLEIREDYVDESSARESESDLLKQISSSSPEADNKTNALEDEEFARIMSRMDELEKEELAAESYNETGEHEETDVSLDSFSDQISLHQVKNSEEPEFRKPPDQAKYKNTMSEEVKSRHHHHQDFTNRSQGNIFPGNVSTSSQKTLMPPEMDKVQAAASSRHEPPLQTSTSKPEFDSQKAFTGSIVEHPYNLERNSSEQTVSKSGSQRSKPVSRFKMQRK from the exons ATGGAGGGGTATAAGTGTAATTGTACAAAACTCTATTGGCCCCCAAAAAAGCTACCACCGTCACTTTCCCTCGCAGTGAAGCAGGAGCGAAAAGGCGAAGCAAAAATGGAGAAGGGAATAAAAGGGACGGTGACGTCAGTGTCGTCGATGTACCCGGCGGAAGAGGCGCAGAAGGCGGCGAAGCGCGTGCAGGACGCCATAGCCGAGAAGCAGGAGGAGCTCGAACGCCTCCGAGACTTTATCTCCGACAATACCAACCTCGTCACCCTCGTTCAGAGACTCCCCGACCAACTCCAACACGATATCATG GTACCGTTTGGAAAAGCCGCGTTTTTCCCTGGGCGTTTGAAACATACCAATGAATTCCTG GTCCTTTTGGGAGATGGGTATTATGCAGAGAGAACGTCCATACAAACTATGGAGATTTTGAAAAGGAGAGGGAAGACTTTGCAATCCCAGGTCGATTCACTGAATGCCATGGTGGAGGATCTCAAAGCCGAGGCTTCGTTTTTCGATGCTACGGCTGCTGAAGCTGCG GAGGGTTTCCTAGAGATAAGGGAGGATTATGTGGATGAAAGTTCTGCAAGAGAATCTGAATCAG ATCTGCTCAAACAGATTTCTTCTAGTTCTCCTGAAGCGGACAATAAGACAAATGcacttgaagatgaagaatttgCTCGTATAATGTCCAGGATGGATGAACTTGAGAAAGAAGAACTTGCAGCTGAAAGCTACAATGAGACTGGCGAACATGAGGAAACTGATGTTAGCTTGGATAGTTTCTCAGATCAAATATCTCTTCACCAGGTTAAAAATTCAGAG GAGCCTGAATTCAGGAAACCACCAGATCAAGCAAAGTATAAAAATACTATGAGTGAAGAGGTTAAAAGTAGGCATCACCATCATCAAGATTTTACTAATCGGTCACAGGGCAATATTTTTCCTGGTAATGTATCAACATCTTCTCAGAAGACTTTGATGCCTCCTGAAATGGATAAAGTTCAAGCAGCGGCTTCATCAAGACATGAG CCTCCTTTGCAGACTTCTACATCTAAGCCAGAATTTGATAGTCAAAAA GCTTTTACAGGTTCTATCGTTGAGCACCCTTACAATTTAGAAAGAAATTCAAGTGAACAGACTGTATCAAAG TCTGGTTCTCAACGTTCAAAACCAGTTTCCAGATTTAAGATGCAGAGAAAATAG
- the LOC107406487 gene encoding putative dehydration-responsive element-binding protein 2H, with amino-acid sequence MPKLKKLHTRRNGSKSVAETLARWKEHNDHLDSSNDEGKTFRKAPAKGSKKGCMKGKGGPENSRCNYRGVRQRTWGKWVSEIRVPNGGSRLWLGTFPTAIEAALAYDEAARAMYGSCARLNFPNISISNISKDFSAAGAVSGFSSVTTAGSDSSGSSNQSDVCGAEDHMVKSVSTNVTDGEVIQTMTTNKDEESQ; translated from the coding sequence ATgcccaaattaaaaaaactccACACCAGACGCAATGGATCTAAATCCGTGGCTGAGACTCTTGCCAGGTGGAAAGAACACAATGACCACCTTGATTCTTCGAACGATGAGGGTAAAACATTTCGTAAAGCTCCAGCCAAGGGGTCAAAGAAAGGTTGTATGAAGGGTAAGGGAGGACCTGAGAATTCTCGATGCAACTACAGAGGTGTAAGGCAAAGGACATGGGGCAAGTGGGTTTCAGAAATTCGGGTGCCAAATGGGGGGAGTAGGCTATGGCTAGGTACATTTCCAACTGCAATTGAAGCAGCCCTTGCTTATGATGAAGCTGCAAGGGCAATGTATGGTTCTTGTGCTCGCCTCAACTTTCCTAATATCTCAATTTCCAATATATCAAAGGACTTTTCTGCAGCTGGTGCAGTATCAGGCTTTTCTTCAGTGACAACTGCTGGTTCAGATTCATCAGGATCATCCAACCAGTCAGACGTTTGTGGTGCTGAGGATCATATGGTGAAGTCTGTTTCCACTAATGTAACGGATGGTGAAGTTATTCAAACTATGACAACAAATAAGGATGAGGAAAGCCAATGA